The Megalopta genalis isolate 19385.01 chromosome 9, iyMegGena1_principal, whole genome shotgun sequence genome includes a window with the following:
- the LOC117220743 gene encoding O-acyltransferase like protein isoform X2 has protein sequence MLFENLRGLIRQAGISPLLVCDRFYPRSIVLLQCTFTLVYDASVKIPSGVITGNYKQLGNYDECLRVKTGHGFTGKACTAMVQFDITGYHGGHHTPDVGDVLLNVALASGVKWLPGKSVIYEWMWCVPSSCNHTEIQEALEIVLDPLKVEGRVDLVVKVPENSCHTAETDRPVLDVTDWIYISILTIFAVIIIASTSYDIARQGRLSTLNRKDNRHVLLTSFSVYTNGKNLLKTDRSRDSIKCLDGLRYLSICWIICGHTLYSEIVGVKMNLNEVPLMHLSWSNMLLLNANIITDTFFLLSGVLMAYTVLTKHAKDPKGRLNVIGLYLHRYLRLTPAYAMMIGFYATLFYKMGTGPQWDQWVGANRDYCRENWWTNLLYANNYVNLPRICMSQSWYLATDMQLVWLSPIFLYPMLKFTRQIFFWIVIGLGLVASVVIPFVITFALKLSGTMLYYKEANDVAEVYVQIYTKVYNRFGAYVIGLALGYILYNTRSRVIKIRPMYVLAGWLVAALTALFVFVGPRWMYFEDHVYDRLEASLYAGLHRQVFALSISWIIFCCVHGYAGFVDHCLSWRGWVPLSKLTYSAYLCHYVFLLLEGGAERTTGIVSPIQLFRSFSSNLCLTMLLSAVWSLCFEMPFMILDRTLLSYWISQAKLTSKQNQQKMFGSTDSSKEIYRSTNDSSSSIQSENYGQKSTEDNVYCSSGDVSFEQGMYDSGSSQDLQKGNRCPFIFVIGGGSEGNNSWPESRNVHQNNGFDEDSDDASHSKLDVRLDCNYETIVNEARLENAKESKKVDC, from the exons ATGCTGTTCGAGAATCTACGCGGACTCATTCGACAGGCTGGGATCTCTCCTCTTCTTGTTTGCGATCGTTTCTACCCCCGTTCCATCGTGCTTCTGCAGTGCACTTTTACGCTAG TGTACGACGCGTCCGTGAAAATTCCATCGGGCGTAATCACGGGCAATTACAAGCAGCTAGGCAATTACGACGAGTGCCTGCGCGTGAAAACCGGACACGGATTCACGGGGAAGGCCTGCACCGCCATGGTGCAGTTCGACATCACCGGATACCACGGCGGACATCACACGCCTGACGTCGGCGATGTCCTCCTGAACGTCGCCCTCGCATCG GGCGTGAAATGGCTCCCGGGGAAGTCGGTGATCTACGAATGGATGTGGTGCGTTCCATCTAGCTGCAACCACACGGAGATCCAGGAGGCGTTGGAGATCGTCCTCGACCCCCTCAAGGTGGAAGGTCGCGTCGACTTGGTGGTGAAGGTTCCCGAGAACTCCTGTCACACCGCAGAAACAGATCGACCGGTCCTCGACGTAACCGACTGGATTTACAT ATCGATCCTCACGATATTCGCCGTGATCATAATTGCCAGCACGAGTTACGACATCGCCAGGCAAGGCCGTCTGAGCACGTTGAACCGTAAAG ACAACAGACACGTGCTTCTGACGTCGTTCTCCGTCTACACGAACGGGAAGAATCTCCTGAAGACCGACAGGTCCAGGGACTCGATCAAATGCCTGGACGGACTACGTTATCTCAGCATCTGCTGGATCATCTGCGGCCACACGCTCTACTCCGAGATCGTCGGCGTGAAAATGAACCTGAACGAGGTGCCACTG ATGCACCTGAGCTGGAGCAACATGCTGCTGCTGAACGCGAACATAATCACCGACACGTTCTTCTTGCTGAGCGGAGTGCTGATGGCGTACACGGTGCTGACGAAGCACGCGAAGGACCCGAAAGGACGTTTGAACGTGATCGGCCTTTATTTACACCGTTATCTGAGGCTGACGCCAGCTTACGCCATGATGATCGGCTTCTACGCCACTTTGTTCTATAAAATGGGAACTGGGCCGCAATGGGACCAATGGGTCGGCGCTAACAGGGACTACTGTCGCGAGAACTGGTGGACCAATCTCCTCTACGCGAACAATTACGTCAACCTGCCCAGAATA TGCATGTCGCAATCATGGTACCTGGCGACCGACATGCAGCTGGTCTGGCTGTCGCCGATTTTCCTGTACCCGATGCTGAAGTTCACGAGACAGATCTTCTTCTGGATCGTGATCGGCCTCGGCCTCGTCGCATCGGTCGTCATACCATTCGTCATCACGTTCGCCCTCAAACTATCGGGCACCATGCTCTACTACAAGGA AGCCAACGACGTGGCGGAGGTTTACGTGCAGATCTACACGAAAGTGTACAACAGATTCGGCGCATACGTGATCGGCCTGGCTCTCGGTTACATACTTTACAACACCAGGTCGCGGGTCATCAAAATACGACCG ATGTACGTGCTCGCTGGATGGCTGGTCGCTGCTCTGACCGCGTTGTTCGTCTTCGTTGGTCCACGATGGATGTACTTCGAGGATCACGTCTACGACAGGCTAGAGGCCAGCCTCTACGCCGGACTGCACAGGCAGGTTTTCGCGCTGTCGATCTCCTGGATCATCTTTTGCTGCGTTCACGGATACGCTG GTTTCGTTGACCACTGTCTCTCTTGGAGAGGCTGGGTTCCTCTCAGCAAATTGACCTACAGCGCCTATTTGTGCCACTACGTCTTCTTGCTGCTGGAGGGTGGCGCCGAAAGAACCACCGGCATAGTCAGCCCCATACAACTT TTCCGGAGCTTCTCCAGCAACCTGTGCCTCACGATGCTGCTCTCGGCGGTGTGGAGCCTGTGCTTCGAGATGCCGTTCATGATCTTGGACCGCACCCTCCTCTCGTACTGGATCAGCCAGGCGAAGCTGACCTCGAAACAGAACCAGCAAAAGATGTTCGGCTCGACGGACTCCAGCAAGGAGATCTACCGATCGACGAACGATTCCTCGTCGTCGATTCAGAGCGAGAATTACGGTCAAAAGTCGACCGAGGATAACGTCTATTGCTCGTCAGGGGACGTCAGCTTCGAGCAGGGGATGTACGACTCGGGATCGTCGCAGGACCTTCAGAAAGGGAACAGGTGTCCCTTCATTTTCGTGATAGGAGGTGGTTCCGAGGGGAACAATTCCTGGCCGGAGTCGAGGAACGTGCATCAGAACAACGGGTTCGACGAGGACTCGGACGACGCGTCGCATTCGAAGTTGGACGTCCGGTTGGACTGCAATTACGAGACCATCGTGAACGAGGCTAGGCTGGAGAACGCCAAGGAGTCCAAGAAGGTGGACTGTTGA
- the Pban gene encoding pheromone biosynthesis-activating neuropeptide, translating into MIGNAAFSPFYVAGIRALVCFFLCVASCTSSEYVARESPSSAANDRMSGNDLGPCNDGKCIKRTTQDITSGMWFGPRLGRRRRSERKTEVDPDLETLATILDGGRWAVITIPGGEKRQPTQFTPRLGRDSGEELLYGFPKDQDEFYTEEQYVPPFFAPRLGRRLPWTPSPRLGRQLHSIFNKPRQYSDDSRF; encoded by the exons ATGATCGGTAACGCTGCGTTCTCACCTTTCTACGTAGCCGGGATTCGCGCCCTGGTTTGCTTCTTCCTGTGCGTCGCTTCCTGCACCTCCAGCGAGTACG TGGCAAGAGAATCGCCGAGCAGCGCAGCAAACGATAGGATGTCGGGAAACGACCTCGGCCCTTGCAACGACGGGAAGTGCATCAAACGTACCACGCAAGACATCACCAGCGGCATGTGGTTCGGGCCGCGATTAGGCAGACGACGCAGATCAGAGCGGAAAACGGAAGTCGACCCGGACCTCGAAACCCTGGCGACCATACTCGATGGTGGCCGCTGGGCCGTCATCACGATTCCAG GCGGAGAAAAGCGGCAGCCAACTCAATTTACACCTCGGCTAGGACGAGACTCGGGCGAAGAGCTGTTGTACGGTTTCCCGAAAGATCAGGACGAATTCTACACCGAGGAGCAATACGTTCCGCCGTTTTTCGCGCCTCGTTTAGGTCGCCGATTGCCGTGGACACCGTCGCCAAGACTCGGCCGCCAATTGCACAGCATCTTCAACAAACCTAGACAATACTCCGACGATTCACGCTTCTGA
- the Hand gene encoding heart- and neural crest derivatives-expressed protein, whose protein sequence is MMLGGYETQPEYYPQWHQPYNYVTQLPYGPLTVPDADSQSTYWGADSGISGGSSGAGSPTASTPPLIEEIGVQETSYSPLQQYPHPSMSQHYPNLVYQPQQEIPHHHLLHHHHHPQTLRRDGEYSGVSSMNQIESGFQQHLREAAREGGLVVRPKRRNTANKKERRRTQSINNAFADLRDCIPNVPADTKLSKIKTLRLAASYIGYLMAVLDSDEGEEPQTFRAEILSHGRRSKTTQANQNESCLHPASSLMAEESSKGKGRTGWPQHMWALELKQESQASQIQ, encoded by the exons ATGATGCTGGGGGGCTACGAAACGCAGCCGGAATACTATCCGCAGTGGCATCAACCCTACAACTATGTCACGCAATTACCCTACG GTCCGCTGACAGTTCCCGACGCGGACAGCCAATCGACGTACTGGGGCGCGGATTCCGGGATTTCCGGGGGTAGTTCCGGCGCAGGAAGCCCCACCGCCTCGACGCCACCCCTGATCGAAGAGATCGGCGTCCAGGAGACCAGCTACTCCCCTCTGCAACAATACCCTCACCCCTCGATGAGCCAGCATTACCCTAACCTGGTCTATCAACCGCAACAAGAGATTCCTCACCATCACCTGCTGCACCATCACCATCATCCCCAAACCCTCAGGAGGGACGGCGAGTATTCCGGTGTCTCGTCGATGAACCAGATCGAGAGCGGTTTCCAGCAACACCTGAGAGAAGCCGCGAGAGAGGGTGGCTTGGTGGTGAGGCCGAAGAGGAGGAACACCGCGAACAAAAAGGAACGGAGGAGGACGCAGAGCATAAACAACGCTTTCGCGGACCTTCGAGACTGCATACCGAACGTTCCCGCGGACACCAAGCTGTCGAAGATCAAGACTCTTAGGCTCGCCGCTTCTTACATTGGATATCTAATGGCGGTCTTAGACAGCGACGAGGGAGAGGAGCCGCAGACATTCAGGGCAGAGATCCTCTCGCACGGCAGGAGGAGCAAGACGACTCAGGCGAACCAG AACGAGTCGTGTTTGCACCCTGCCTCCAGCCTGATGGCCGAGGAGTCGTCGAAGGGCAAAGGGCGAACCGGATGGCCGCAGCACATGTGGGCCCTGGAGCTGAAGCAGGAATCGCAGGCCAGccaaatccaataa